A part of Deinococcus sp. KNUC1210 genomic DNA contains:
- a CDS encoding carbohydrate ABC transporter permease, translating to MGSKPAAPPATQEGTRPRFSVRTTLLAYAFLLPFLLLLGLYHTWPVLFGTYLAFTDYNIISPPRFVGLHNFQLLLHDNQFWSGVVNSLKYLLVVPVLQLLSIGLALLVNRPLPGIGFFRTAYYVPVVTSFAVVGLIWTWMYQQDGPVTFLLQHLGLMKNPHSLLNDPGSALYAVMFVTLWKGIGYYMVLYLAGLQGIPKDHEEAAMIDGASRWQVFWHITLPALRPTVLVCSLLSTISAIKVFEEIYVMTQGGPVGSTYTALFFTYSRAFQDFRYGYAAAAGLVIAVISLIFGAVNFRLTRGGRSDA from the coding sequence ATCGGAAGCAAGCCCGCCGCTCCGCCTGCCACCCAGGAAGGCACCCGCCCCCGCTTCAGCGTGCGGACCACGCTGCTGGCCTACGCCTTCCTGCTGCCGTTTCTGCTGCTGCTGGGGCTGTACCATACCTGGCCCGTGCTGTTCGGCACGTACCTGGCCTTCACCGATTACAACATCATCAGTCCGCCCAGATTCGTGGGGCTGCACAACTTCCAGCTGCTGCTGCACGACAACCAGTTCTGGAGCGGCGTCGTCAACAGCCTGAAATACCTGCTGGTGGTTCCGGTGCTGCAACTGCTGTCCATCGGGCTGGCGCTGCTGGTCAATCGCCCGCTGCCCGGCATCGGCTTTTTCCGCACCGCGTATTACGTGCCGGTGGTCACGAGCTTCGCGGTGGTCGGCCTGATCTGGACGTGGATGTATCAGCAGGACGGCCCGGTCACGTTTCTGCTGCAACACCTCGGCCTGATGAAGAATCCTCACAGCCTGCTGAACGACCCCGGCAGCGCCCTTTACGCCGTCATGTTCGTGACGCTCTGGAAGGGCATCGGCTATTACATGGTGCTGTACCTCGCGGGCCTTCAGGGCATTCCCAAAGACCACGAGGAAGCCGCCATGATCGACGGCGCTTCCCGCTGGCAGGTGTTCTGGCACATCACGCTTCCGGCGCTGCGGCCCACGGTGCTGGTATGCAGCCTGCTGAGCACCATCAGCGCCATCAAGGTCTTCGAGGAAATCTATGTCATGACGCAGGGCGGCCCGGTGGGAAGCACATACACGGCGCTGTTCTTCACGTACTCGCGGGCCTTTCAGGACTTCCGCTATGGTTACGCAGCCGCCGCAGGGTTGGTCATCGCAGTTATCAGCCTGATCTTCGGGGCAGTCAATTTCCGCCTGACACGCGGCGGAAGGAGTGACGCATGA
- a CDS encoding AAA family ATPase: protein MAQIHNTAAARLLQTWEEVRRGGPELLVLEGQAGLGKSFLVSELRQRVQRGADSTVILSAGNVVAGVLRGFPELITRRDAAFVEAARPYLPAHSWPALVAGRATQEPPEVVIARAVSECTTQTTPLLLLIEDLHDHSTQSQAFLRALWTRCLLDERPMLLVLTSRPLAEYPAAHSLTEELQRSSQLIRGRSGLHETLHPVDETGVQVVLETHLGSGAPEQLTRWLYDHAGGHPLRCAELLHLLRDQGALRMQGHGWQFRPPPSASLPPSLSAVILTRLRGVQAASGPWRLLSALAVLDGSAEERPWQQVARVGPEVFGAAQSWLLHRDLIRLVPGAGAARFQCGHPLYVPLLRAELDWNELTTLHARAAEADLDILERARHARSAELPSAWQRTREALHAARQRGAHPDVIREARELLDWKNGGGPLERTEAAEVRLALVQSLRLTGALEEVLTETQPAPEVDTDNQPSSALLAARAQALMELGRLPEATELARIALTAAQPGTLAHLLLEEVLYRALVNSGQLDAAQQGLEAALNQNTPPGGARRMQLLELLAHLAHRRGDYHLSLHLGRGAVAEGEAERLDESMEPQHAELCWRARNYAGSSAIHMSLWDEAERHLHAAHALVTRHAMTARLMVVEGNFAYVHLMRGEYTEAEAGSWVQYRRAEASGNIRVQAALLWNIGICRLWRGDAVQALDCMQRSLAQWPSVGSANPTDFAEALAFQGRLDEAREMLTQPNHDHYPEHPNSAARVHLLLRQPRAALDAAEAISERDGHGLYARRCLVQAQAHLQLAQQAGADALLDEAAQHAALASHRSVGAEVQLTRAVWEWRAGQQQTARQRWKQATGELLLRGDGHTQFVQTLFPQEAAALQEGVPSDLSATPPARLRLFGSLQIERPGREGGAERPWRGRKVKELLALLICAYYSEGVGAVPREHLMLELWPDADSDSAELSFRKTVARVRETLGGAALLTRDAHGRYRLEQVHSDLDDFLKALERQLDAVAVSLYRAPFLNDLDLSAVLPLRDALHTDWRRTLLRFAANESQAAQPHLLRLLAHDPLDLEATLALLESFRRANDLEAHDACLKRARAVYHTATGEIPAELLAGTGMDREQRPPAKP, encoded by the coding sequence TTGGCGCAGATTCACAACACGGCGGCGGCTCGCCTGCTCCAGACCTGGGAGGAGGTGCGGCGCGGTGGACCTGAACTGCTGGTGCTGGAAGGACAGGCAGGGCTGGGAAAGTCGTTTCTGGTCAGCGAGCTGCGGCAACGGGTGCAGCGCGGGGCAGACAGCACCGTCATCCTGAGCGCCGGGAACGTGGTGGCGGGCGTGCTGCGCGGCTTTCCGGAACTGATAACCCGGCGTGACGCGGCCTTCGTGGAGGCGGCCCGCCCCTACCTGCCTGCCCATTCCTGGCCCGCGCTGGTGGCTGGCCGGGCCACCCAGGAGCCGCCCGAAGTGGTGATCGCCCGCGCCGTCAGCGAATGCACCACCCAGACCACGCCCCTGCTGCTGCTGATAGAAGACCTGCACGACCACAGCACCCAGAGCCAGGCGTTTCTACGGGCGCTGTGGACGCGCTGCCTGCTCGACGAGCGCCCCATGCTGCTGGTGCTCACCTCGCGCCCACTGGCAGAGTACCCGGCGGCACACAGCCTGACCGAAGAATTGCAGCGCAGTTCTCAGCTCATCCGGGGAAGGTCGGGGCTGCACGAAACGCTCCATCCGGTGGACGAGACAGGCGTGCAGGTGGTGCTGGAAACGCACCTGGGCAGCGGCGCGCCGGAGCAGCTGACGCGCTGGCTGTACGACCACGCCGGAGGTCATCCGCTGCGCTGCGCCGAGCTGCTGCACCTGCTGCGCGATCAGGGCGCTCTGAGGATGCAGGGACACGGCTGGCAGTTCAGGCCGCCGCCGAGCGCGTCGCTGCCACCCTCGCTGTCGGCGGTGATCCTGACGCGGCTGCGGGGGGTACAGGCGGCCTCCGGTCCCTGGCGGCTGCTGAGTGCGCTGGCTGTGCTGGACGGAAGCGCCGAGGAGCGCCCGTGGCAACAGGTGGCGCGGGTCGGCCCGGAGGTGTTCGGAGCGGCCCAGAGCTGGCTGCTGCACCGCGACCTGATCCGGCTGGTGCCCGGTGCAGGCGCGGCCCGGTTCCAGTGTGGTCATCCCCTCTATGTGCCGCTGCTGCGTGCCGAACTCGACTGGAACGAACTGACGACGCTGCACGCCCGCGCTGCCGAAGCTGATCTGGACATCCTCGAACGCGCCCGGCACGCCCGCAGCGCCGAACTTCCCAGCGCGTGGCAGCGCACCCGCGAAGCGCTGCACGCGGCGAGGCAGCGCGGCGCACATCCCGACGTGATCCGGGAAGCCCGCGAGTTGCTCGACTGGAAGAACGGCGGCGGGCCTCTGGAGCGCACGGAGGCCGCCGAGGTTCGCCTGGCACTGGTGCAGTCGCTCCGACTGACGGGCGCGCTCGAAGAAGTGCTGACCGAGACGCAGCCAGCGCCGGAGGTGGACACGGACAATCAGCCATCTTCAGCGCTGCTGGCGGCCCGCGCCCAGGCCCTGATGGAACTGGGGCGGCTGCCAGAGGCCACCGAGCTGGCCCGCATCGCCCTGACGGCGGCGCAGCCGGGCACGCTGGCACACCTGCTGCTGGAAGAGGTGCTGTACCGGGCGCTGGTCAATTCCGGGCAGCTCGACGCCGCTCAGCAGGGTCTGGAAGCTGCGCTGAACCAGAACACGCCGCCGGGGGGTGCCCGCCGCATGCAGCTGCTGGAACTGCTGGCGCACCTCGCCCACCGCCGGGGCGACTACCACCTGAGCCTGCACCTGGGCCGAGGGGCAGTGGCCGAGGGCGAAGCGGAGCGGTTGGACGAGAGTATGGAACCCCAGCACGCCGAACTGTGCTGGCGGGCACGCAACTACGCGGGCAGCTCGGCCATTCATATGTCGCTCTGGGACGAGGCCGAACGCCACCTGCACGCCGCACACGCGCTCGTCACACGCCATGCCATGACCGCCCGTCTGATGGTCGTGGAGGGCAATTTCGCCTATGTCCACCTGATGCGCGGTGAGTACACCGAGGCCGAGGCCGGAAGCTGGGTGCAGTACCGCCGCGCCGAGGCCAGCGGCAATATCCGCGTGCAGGCGGCGCTGCTGTGGAATATCGGTATCTGCCGTCTGTGGCGCGGCGATGCGGTGCAGGCGCTCGACTGTATGCAGCGCTCGCTGGCGCAGTGGCCCAGCGTCGGATCGGCCAATCCCACCGACTTCGCGGAGGCACTGGCGTTTCAGGGGCGGCTGGACGAGGCCCGCGAGATGCTGACTCAGCCGAACCACGACCACTATCCGGAACACCCGAACTCGGCGGCCAGGGTCCATCTGCTGCTGAGGCAGCCTAGAGCAGCGCTGGACGCGGCAGAGGCCATCTCCGAGCGCGACGGACACGGCCTGTACGCCCGCAGGTGTCTGGTGCAGGCGCAGGCCCACCTTCAGCTGGCGCAGCAGGCGGGGGCAGACGCGCTGCTGGACGAGGCGGCGCAGCACGCAGCGCTTGCCAGTCACCGCAGCGTCGGGGCCGAGGTGCAGCTGACGCGGGCGGTGTGGGAATGGCGGGCCGGGCAGCAGCAGACGGCCCGACAGCGCTGGAAACAGGCGACAGGCGAGCTGCTGCTCAGGGGCGACGGGCACACGCAGTTCGTGCAGACGCTGTTTCCGCAGGAGGCTGCGGCCCTTCAGGAAGGTGTGCCCTCCGACCTGAGCGCGACGCCACCCGCCCGGCTGCGGCTGTTCGGCAGCCTTCAGATCGAGCGCCCCGGCAGAGAAGGCGGCGCGGAACGGCCCTGGCGTGGCCGGAAGGTCAAGGAACTGCTGGCCCTGCTGATCTGCGCGTACTATTCGGAAGGAGTCGGGGCGGTGCCGCGTGAGCACCTGATGCTGGAACTCTGGCCCGATGCCGACAGCGACAGCGCCGAACTCAGTTTCCGAAAGACGGTGGCACGGGTGCGCGAGACGCTCGGCGGCGCTGCCCTGCTGACCCGCGACGCCCACGGACGCTACCGGCTGGAACAGGTGCACTCCGATCTGGACGACTTCCTGAAGGCGCTGGAACGTCAGCTCGACGCCGTGGCGGTTTCGCTGTACCGAGCGCCCTTTCTGAACGACCTTGACCTGAGTGCCGTGCTGCCGCTGCGTGACGCCCTGCACACCGACTGGCGGCGCACGCTGCTGCGGTTCGCGGCCAACGAGTCGCAGGCGGCCCAGCCACATCTGCTCCGGCTGCTGGCGCACGATCCGCTCGATCTGGAAGCCACACTGGCGCTGCTCGAATCATTCAGGCGGGCGAACGACCTGGAAGCGCACGACGCCTGTCTGAAACGCGCCCGCGCCGTGTACCACACCGCCACCGGGGAAATCCCGGCAGAGCTGCTGGCGGGCACAGGCATGGACCGGGAGCAGCGCCCCCCTGCCAAGCCTTAG
- a CDS encoding aldose epimerase family protein codes for MTNSSASALNDLQRTVLGQLPDGQTAHLYTLGTASGLQVQISDYGARLIRVQFPDRHGVPGDLTLGHPTLDAYVNHPQARYFGAAIGRVANRIAHGRFSLDGTPFTLVCNDGPNALHGGPNGFHARLWDARPVLPSGGQGQAIELRLHSPDGDEGYPGALDVSVVYTLHDDALSIDYTATTDAPTLINLTNHAYWNLRDGGASSVLGHSLQLQADAYTPTDAALIPTGQEASVQGTPFDFTQPQLLGARIDEANVQLVQAQGYDHHFVVRGSGLRPVARLHDPVSGRSMEVSSDQPGLQVYSGNFIDGSLIGYDGAVYGPRSAVCLETQHPPDAPNHPDFPSIRLDPGQTFTSTSVFRFSVE; via the coding sequence ATGACCAATTCTTCCGCCAGCGCCCTGAATGATCTCCAGCGTACCGTTCTGGGCCAGCTTCCCGACGGTCAGACCGCCCATCTGTACACGCTCGGCACGGCGTCCGGGCTGCAGGTGCAGATCAGCGACTACGGTGCACGGTTGATCCGCGTGCAGTTTCCTGACCGCCACGGCGTGCCCGGCGACCTGACGCTGGGCCACCCCACCCTCGACGCCTATGTCAACCACCCGCAGGCACGCTATTTCGGTGCAGCGATTGGCCGCGTCGCCAACCGTATCGCTCACGGGCGGTTTTCCCTGGACGGCACGCCCTTTACCCTGGTGTGCAACGACGGCCCCAATGCTCTGCACGGCGGCCCGAACGGTTTTCACGCCCGCCTGTGGGACGCCCGACCCGTGCTGCCCAGCGGTGGACAGGGTCAGGCCATCGAACTGCGCCTGCACAGCCCGGACGGCGACGAGGGCTATCCCGGTGCCCTTGATGTCAGCGTGGTGTACACCCTGCACGACGACGCCCTGAGCATCGACTACACCGCCACCACCGACGCCCCCACCCTGATCAACCTGACCAACCACGCGTACTGGAATCTGCGCGACGGCGGTGCCAGCAGCGTCCTCGGCCACAGCCTCCAGCTTCAGGCGGATGCCTACACGCCCACCGACGCGGCCCTGATTCCCACGGGGCAGGAAGCCAGCGTGCAGGGAACGCCCTTCGACTTCACACAGCCGCAGCTATTGGGCGCACGCATCGACGAAGCAAACGTGCAACTGGTACAGGCGCAGGGCTACGACCATCATTTCGTGGTGCGCGGCAGTGGTCTGCGTCCTGTGGCGCGGCTTCACGATCCGGTCAGCGGGCGCAGCATGGAAGTGTCCAGCGATCAGCCGGGCCTGCAGGTGTATTCGGGCAACTTCATAGACGGCAGCCTGATCGGCTATGACGGCGCGGTCTACGGGCCACGCTCGGCAGTCTGTCTGGAAACCCAGCATCCCCCCGACGCCCCCAACCACCCTGACTTTCCTTCCATTCGCCTCGACCCCGGTCAGACCTTCACTTCTACCTCGGTCTTCCGTTTCTCGGTGGAGTAG
- a CDS encoding DUF4127 family protein, which yields MTTLLLIPPDTRPPTLEHPVQLARMAGAEVHIPPPEALPYFHTPGDTAALAAWLEQQAAHADTLIVCLETLTLGGMIPARRVDDSLEVALERLTLLERLHAAHPKLCILAFGVVVRVAHDNDPHEEKPYYGEWGAALRAYSTARDRVERHGETERPALEAARAAVPAHILADWTGTRERNHRLHLRALDLLKSGTLAHLCLTLDDTSDYGLAALDRRALEARADALGVWERFDCYPGADEVPATLVARALLPHESRVYVRYSGTLGASAGLIYEDRPAGELVRAHLRAARCRPVTRPEDAEFILAVNTPGVRQANVQPDYGTVDTPQRHLPAFLDDLRTDLAEGRAVSVADIAYPNGAERRLWQLMQPLPLAALAGYAAWNTAGNTLGSAIAFGRLAALVSTPERRRIQTQALFARFVDDALYQSFVRTEVRSRLHQPSPYDLAEQRQDAEAHLDTLLTPQAQALWARHFANSPLNLHWDRPRLAWPRLFTGEFPFEVEHT from the coding sequence GTGACCACGCTGCTCCTGATTCCGCCCGACACCCGCCCACCGACGCTCGAACACCCGGTTCAGCTTGCCCGCATGGCCGGGGCAGAGGTGCACATACCGCCGCCGGAAGCGCTGCCGTACTTTCATACGCCCGGCGACACGGCAGCGCTCGCGGCGTGGCTGGAGCAGCAGGCCGCGCACGCCGACACGCTGATCGTCTGCCTGGAAACTCTGACGCTGGGCGGCATGATTCCGGCCCGGCGCGTGGACGATTCGCTGGAAGTGGCCCTGGAGCGGCTGACGCTGCTGGAGCGCCTGCACGCCGCGCACCCGAAGCTGTGCATCCTGGCGTTCGGGGTGGTGGTGCGGGTGGCCCACGACAACGATCCGCACGAGGAAAAACCGTATTACGGCGAGTGGGGCGCGGCGCTGCGGGCCTACAGCACCGCCCGCGACAGAGTCGAGCGGCACGGAGAAACGGAACGCCCGGCTCTGGAGGCAGCCAGGGCCGCCGTGCCCGCGCACATACTGGCCGACTGGACCGGCACCCGTGAGCGCAACCACCGGCTGCATCTGCGGGCGCTCGACCTGCTGAAGAGCGGCACGCTGGCCCACCTGTGCCTGACGCTCGACGACACCAGTGACTACGGACTGGCCGCCCTGGATCGCCGCGCCCTGGAGGCCCGCGCCGACGCACTGGGCGTGTGGGAGCGGTTTGACTGCTATCCGGGGGCCGACGAGGTGCCTGCCACGCTGGTGGCCCGCGCCCTGCTGCCGCACGAATCGCGGGTGTACGTGCGCTACAGTGGCACGCTCGGCGCGTCGGCAGGCCTGATCTATGAAGACCGTCCAGCCGGAGAACTGGTCCGCGCCCATCTGCGGGCTGCCCGCTGCCGCCCGGTCACGCGCCCGGAAGACGCCGAGTTCATCCTGGCGGTCAATACGCCGGGCGTGCGGCAGGCGAACGTTCAGCCGGATTACGGCACCGTCGATACTCCGCAGCGCCACCTCCCCGCCTTTCTGGACGATCTGCGGACCGATCTGGCCGAAGGGCGGGCCGTGAGCGTCGCCGACATCGCGTATCCGAACGGAGCAGAGCGCCGACTGTGGCAGCTGATGCAGCCGCTTCCACTGGCGGCCCTCGCCGGATACGCCGCCTGGAACACCGCCGGAAATACCCTGGGGTCGGCCATCGCCTTCGGACGGCTGGCCGCGCTCGTGAGCACGCCAGAGCGGCGACGAATTCAGACTCAGGCGCTGTTTGCGCGGTTTGTAGACGACGCGCTGTATCAGTCGTTCGTGCGGACCGAGGTTCGCAGCCGTCTGCACCAGCCCTCGCCCTACGATCTGGCCGAGCAGCGACAGGACGCCGAGGCGCACCTCGACACCCTGCTGACTCCGCAGGCGCAGGCGCTGTGGGCACGCCACTTCGCGAACAGCCCGCTGAACCTTCACTGGGACCGCCCCCGACTGGCCTGGCCGCGCCTGTTTACCGGAGAATTCCCCTTCGAGGTGGAGCACACCTGA
- a CDS encoding carbohydrate ABC transporter permease, translated as MTAQLSAAQMKRRRQTRTRLLNTLAYAVLIVIALITLYPFYWTFITSLESTGNIYDAKLLPANLSPRNYAAVFTGTTVPFWRMAVNSIVICTAGVSLTVLLASLAAYPLAKMRFPGQNALFVAILTLMVLPNEAGLIVNYITTVKLGLLQIHSGPLGAALNMISQYAAIVLPSLASIVGLFLIRQAYMGVPTELIEAARIDGAKELTIWRRVMLPLALPTIVAFAILEFVAFWNSFLWARILPIDEEMLPLSAGLLNLSGQFSTNSRAVMAGAVLTVLPILVVFMFGQRYFMRGLEGAVKG; from the coding sequence ATGACCGCCCAGCTCAGCGCTGCCCAGATGAAACGCCGCCGCCAGACGCGCACCCGGCTGCTGAACACCCTCGCCTACGCCGTGCTGATCGTGATTGCGCTCATCACGCTGTACCCGTTTTACTGGACGTTCATCACCAGTCTGGAGAGCACCGGCAACATCTACGACGCCAAGCTGCTGCCCGCCAACCTGAGCCCCCGCAACTACGCGGCGGTGTTTACCGGCACCACCGTTCCCTTCTGGCGCATGGCGGTCAACAGCATCGTGATCTGCACAGCCGGGGTGAGCCTGACCGTGCTGCTGGCCTCGCTGGCCGCGTACCCGCTCGCCAAGATGCGCTTTCCGGGGCAGAACGCGCTGTTCGTGGCGATCCTGACCCTGATGGTGCTGCCCAACGAGGCGGGCCTGATCGTCAATTACATCACGACGGTGAAACTCGGGCTGCTTCAGATTCATAGCGGGCCGCTGGGTGCCGCGCTGAACATGATCAGCCAGTATGCCGCCATCGTGCTGCCGAGTCTGGCGAGCATCGTGGGCCTGTTTCTGATCCGGCAGGCGTATATGGGCGTGCCCACCGAGCTGATTGAGGCCGCCCGCATTGACGGAGCGAAGGAACTGACCATCTGGCGGCGGGTGATGCTGCCACTGGCCCTGCCGACCATCGTGGCCTTTGCCATCCTGGAATTTGTGGCGTTCTGGAACAGCTTCCTGTGGGCGCGTATCCTGCCCATCGACGAGGAGATGCTGCCGCTGTCGGCGGGGCTGCTCAACCTCAGCGGGCAGTTCAGCACCAACTCGCGGGCGGTCATGGCGGGCGCGGTGCTCACGGTGCTGCCGATTCTGGTGGTCTTCATGTTCGGGCAGCGCTACTTCATGCGCGGGCTGGAAGGGGCGGTGAAGGGATGA
- a CDS encoding FAD-dependent oxidoreductase, giving the protein MTAALLNLPVKVLERGWDVIVCGGGTAGTIAGIAAARAGASVLVVEALGSVGGTGTNAQVTPLMRNVSAGVNLNRGLTDELKGRLRERGDGGTDANGNDNWFNPEGMKYVLERMLLESGAELLYHTHVVAPVMEGGRIAGIVVHNKGGLQQLAASVFIDATGDADLAVLAGVPTSAGDDDGIHQAMSLRFALAGVDLPRLNDFLGPLGQGSSDPAFLHFWMVWDKGSRLEPLFREAVSRGTLLERDGDYFQAFSVPGRPNELSFNCPRIRADLNDGTDPWTLTGAQIDGREGIERLIAFCRQSLPGCERAYLGAYAPMVGIRETRRIQGDYLLTLDDILECRTFPDAVCRNHYPVDIHTVRAREKLQHTRTGDAPYFRPDAFHEIPYRAMLPVGLENVLVPGRSASATFEAQSAIRVQQNCHSMGEAAGLAAAIAARLHGGDVRALDAGELRLRLRALGANV; this is encoded by the coding sequence ATGACAGCCGCCCTGCTGAATCTGCCCGTGAAGGTGCTGGAACGCGGCTGGGACGTGATCGTCTGCGGCGGCGGCACGGCGGGAACCATCGCGGGGATCGCCGCCGCCCGTGCGGGAGCGAGCGTGCTGGTGGTCGAGGCCCTGGGCAGCGTGGGCGGCACCGGCACCAACGCGCAGGTGACGCCGCTGATGCGGAACGTCTCGGCGGGTGTGAACCTGAACCGGGGCCTGACCGACGAACTCAAAGGTCGCCTGAGAGAGCGGGGCGACGGCGGCACAGACGCGAACGGCAACGACAACTGGTTCAATCCGGAGGGCATGAAATACGTGCTGGAGCGCATGCTGCTGGAGAGCGGCGCAGAGTTGCTGTACCACACGCATGTCGTCGCCCCGGTGATGGAAGGCGGGCGTATCGCGGGCATCGTCGTGCACAACAAGGGCGGGCTCCAGCAGCTGGCGGCCTCGGTCTTCATCGACGCCACCGGAGATGCCGACCTCGCGGTGCTGGCGGGCGTGCCCACCTCCGCAGGCGACGATGACGGCATTCATCAGGCGATGAGTCTGCGCTTTGCGCTCGCCGGAGTCGATCTGCCACGGCTGAACGACTTCCTGGGGCCGCTGGGCCAGGGCAGCAGCGATCCGGCCTTTCTGCATTTCTGGATGGTCTGGGACAAGGGCAGCCGCCTGGAGCCGCTCTTCCGGGAAGCGGTGTCGCGGGGCACGCTGCTGGAGCGCGACGGCGACTATTTTCAGGCATTCAGCGTGCCGGGCCGCCCCAACGAACTCAGCTTCAACTGCCCGCGCATCCGGGCCGATCTGAACGACGGCACCGATCCCTGGACGCTGACGGGCGCTCAGATCGACGGGCGAGAAGGCATCGAGCGCCTGATCGCGTTCTGTCGCCAGAGCCTGCCGGGCTGCGAGCGTGCGTATCTGGGAGCGTATGCACCGATGGTCGGCATCCGCGAGACGCGCCGCATTCAGGGCGACTATCTGCTGACGCTCGACGATATTCTGGAATGCCGCACCTTTCCCGATGCGGTCTGCCGCAACCATTACCCGGTCGATATTCATACGGTGCGCGCCCGCGAGAAGCTCCAGCACACCCGCACCGGAGACGCGCCATATTTCCGCCCCGACGCCTTCCACGAAATTCCGTACCGCGCCATGCTGCCTGTCGGCCTGGAGAATGTGCTGGTGCCGGGCCGCAGCGCCAGCGCCACCTTCGAGGCGCAGTCGGCCATCCGGGTGCAGCAGAACTGCCACAGCATGGGCGAGGCAGCCGGGCTGGCCGCTGCCATCGCAGCCCGGCTGCACGGGGGCGACGTGCGGGCGCTGGATGCGGGCGAACTGCGGCTGCGGCTGCGGGCACTGGGAGCGAACGTGTGA
- a CDS encoding glycoside hydrolase family 20 zincin-like fold domain-containing protein, giving the protein MRRPVLILLAALLLPAPGLSVLAQTQPATAQPSAAARPVSDAQIHAPPAAVTPVPLHASYPAGLLPLSGLGLELRGDAPELGWAARDLRQEWQTRLGLTLGMGGTRRIVIGTRADPALAAKARSAGLLTDQPQSYALFVDASGATIVGADAAGAYHGAQTLAQLLTAGGLRFAQIQDAPAVARRVAMIYLDSSSGVNDALIPLLARLKYNAVLVMSDYVQWDTAKAGGYANPQGATKAEAARVAELARTHGLDVIPLIETLSHVNWMFQNGKNLDLVQDPQGQANYAYDTLNPATYDRVILPILREAVEVFHPKVLHIGHDEVRNRDRFPARPNGVAKGFESLYVDDTVRLHDALKSMGVQNDDLA; this is encoded by the coding sequence ATGCGCCGACCCGTCCTGATCCTTCTCGCTGCCCTGCTGCTTCCCGCCCCCGGCCTTTCCGTTCTGGCCCAGACGCAGCCCGCCACAGCACAGCCCAGCGCCGCTGCCCGGCCCGTTTCCGACGCCCAGATTCACGCGCCGCCCGCTGCCGTCACGCCCGTGCCGCTGCACGCAAGCTACCCGGCGGGTCTGCTGCCGCTGAGCGGGCTGGGGCTGGAGCTTCGCGGCGACGCCCCGGAACTCGGCTGGGCGGCCCGCGATCTGCGGCAGGAATGGCAGACGAGGCTGGGGCTGACCCTCGGCATGGGCGGCACACGCCGCATCGTCATCGGAACGCGGGCCGACCCGGCGCTGGCGGCAAAAGCCCGGAGCGCGGGCCTGCTGACCGATCAGCCGCAGAGTTACGCCCTGTTCGTGGACGCGTCGGGCGCCACCATCGTCGGTGCAGACGCGGCGGGCGCGTATCACGGAGCGCAGACGCTGGCACAGCTGCTGACGGCGGGCGGGCTGCGCTTTGCCCAGATTCAGGACGCGCCCGCCGTGGCTCGCCGGGTCGCCATGATCTATCTGGACAGCAGCAGCGGCGTGAACGACGCCCTGATTCCGCTGCTCGCCCGCCTGAAATACAACGCGGTGCTCGTCATGAGTGACTACGTGCAGTGGGACACCGCAAAAGCGGGCGGTTACGCCAACCCGCAGGGAGCGACCAAAGCCGAGGCGGCGCGGGTGGCCGAGCTGGCCCGCACGCACGGTCTGGACGTCATTCCGCTGATCGAGACGCTCTCGCACGTGAACTGGATGTTCCAGAACGGCAAGAATCTCGATCTGGTGCAGGACCCGCAGGGACAGGCGAATTACGCCTACGACACGCTGAATCCGGCGACCTACGACCGGGTGATCCTGCCGATACTGCGCGAGGCGGTCGAGGTCTTTCATCCGAAGGTGCTGCACATCGGACACGACGAGGTGAGAAACCGCGACCGCTTTCCGGCCCGGCCAAACGGCGTGGCAAAAGGCTTCGAGTCGCTGTACGTCGATGACACCGTCCGGCTGCACGACGCCCTGAAGAGCATGGGCGTGCAGAACGATGATCTGGCATGA
- a CDS encoding DUF2231 domain-containing protein, protein MDKAINDRLEDTLSQHDALEDLADQLQPLLKTALERLPAPLLSVMHGETIGHPLHPILIHLPLGGWLIAGILDFVPLPGVEDTDHAADLALLLGTVGAGAAVGTGWADWSNTRGEARRTGLIHGLLNETAFILNGASLVCRARGNRRLGKFLSGSGLLLAAAGGFLGGQLVYRHGLGVGQTLATRQG, encoded by the coding sequence ATGGACAAGGCCATCAATGACCGCCTGGAAGATACTCTCAGCCAGCACGACGCGCTGGAAGACCTTGCCGACCAGCTTCAACCGCTGCTGAAGACCGCACTGGAACGGCTGCCTGCGCCGCTGCTGAGTGTGATGCACGGCGAGACCATCGGCCATCCACTGCACCCGATCCTGATTCATCTGCCGCTGGGCGGCTGGCTGATCGCGGGCATCCTCGATTTTGTGCCGCTGCCCGGCGTCGAGGACACCGACCACGCCGCCGACCTCGCGCTGCTGCTGGGCACGGTGGGTGCGGGCGCGGCGGTCGGAACCGGCTGGGCCGACTGGTCCAACACCCGGGGCGAGGCCCGCCGAACAGGGCTGATTCACGGACTGCTCAACGAAACGGCCTTCATCCTGAACGGCGCGTCGCTGGTGTGCCGCGCACGGGGCAACCGCCGACTGGGAAAATTCCTGTCGGGAAGTGGGCTGCTGCTCGCTGCGGCGGGCGGGTTTCTGGGCGGGCAGCTGGTGTACCGGCATGGGCTGGGCGTCGGGCAGACGCTGGCGACGCGCCAGGGCTGA